Proteins encoded in a region of the Streptomyces sp. NBC_00513 genome:
- a CDS encoding VCBS repeat-containing protein yields MLKPGGDHLHFGDAGTKVLADTLVRAADAPSLAMSQTTAADFNGDGIQDLVARQDSTGTLKMWLGRGKGTFASSTDVTAGWRLYSQTTAADFTGDGKADLIARDDNTGDLRSWAGHNDATFASPTTLTGGW; encoded by the coding sequence ATGCTGAAGCCGGGCGGCGACCACCTCCACTTCGGCGACGCCGGCACCAAGGTCCTCGCCGACACCCTGGTCCGGGCAGCCGACGCGCCCAGCCTCGCCATGTCCCAGACCACGGCCGCTGACTTCAACGGCGACGGGATCCAGGACCTCGTCGCGCGCCAGGACTCGACGGGCACCCTCAAGATGTGGCTCGGACGGGGCAAGGGCACCTTCGCCTCCTCCACCGACGTGACCGCCGGCTGGCGCCTTTACTCCCAGACCACGGCAGCCGACTTCACCGGCGACGGCAAGGCCGACCTCATCGCCCGCGACGACAACACCGGCGACCTGCGCAGCTGGGCAGGCCACAACGACGCCACCTTCGCAAGCCCCACCACCCTCACCGGCGGCTGGTGA